The DNA segment TCTCTGGTAAAAAAAGAAAACAACAATTTGTAATTAATGATGAAAGACAATATGTATATAAAATGATAAAAAAAGAATAGTCATAGTTTCTTAACATTTTCATTTTTTTACCATAGATCAAGATTGGTGGAGAAAAAATACCTCAGATTTGTACCAGAAACAAATAACCAAACCGTCATGGCACATCTGATTAAGAAAAGATCATTAGGCGTTAATGAGATTTTAAAAGAAGTTAACACCGAAAAAACATATTTTGTATATACCGCAAAAGGTATCCGTATCATGAAAGTGATCGTATTTCTTTTGCTGGCAGGTATCCTGGCCAATCAGTTCTTACAACGAAATGTAGGAATAGTCAGACTTCAACCAGTAGCAGAACTGAAAGGAACCTTACTTTTGGGAACGCCGTTGAAAAATGTCGATATTCTCGACTTGAGCAATATTGCTCCTTTTATGAAAAATAAGCAGGAAGCAGAATTGAAAATAAAAGGACACATTTCAAAAGTGAACGTCAACGGTCAGATGGAAATGAGCTTAAATGATGGTAAAGTACTCAAACTACACCATCGCTCAGGTTCAGAGACCTTCAAAACACTGTTGTCGAAAGAAGTGGTGATGTCAGGAAGGCTATATAAGATCGACAATACACCGGATCTTGCTTACGAAATAAATAGCTTATTGGTCTTGTAAATAAGACTGTTAAGTTTTCACGATTTTTAATAACTTGTCCTTCATAAATTCAATTTTATGAAGGATTATTTTTTCAATCTGCTGGAGTTTGACTACTGGACCAATGCCAGACTACTCGCTGCAATGCAAGGCGCAACGGAGATTCCTCAACGCGCGCAAGACCTTTTTAACCATTTGATCGCCGCCAGCCGCATCTGGGGGAGCCGGATGGTCGGAGAAATGCAGGACGTAGAAGTCTGGGCAAAATTTGACATGGCAAACTGGCAACAGGAACTGGATCACAACAGGGCATTGATCGGAGATTTTCTTCACAGCATCGAGGAGGAAGACCTGAATAGAAAAGTTCATTATTATACCACTAAGGGAGTCAGCTATGAAACGGGTATTTCTGATATGTTAACCCACGTGATCGTCCATTCTGCATACCATCAGGGACAGATCGTTAGCCTGATCAGGCCATTTTTGACGGATGCTCCAGACCTGA comes from the Pedobacter sp. FW305-3-2-15-E-R2A2 genome and includes:
- a CDS encoding DinB family protein, whose amino-acid sequence is MKDYFFNLLEFDYWTNARLLAAMQGATEIPQRAQDLFNHLIAASRIWGSRMVGEMQDVEVWAKFDMANWQQELDHNRALIGDFLHSIEEEDLNRKVHYYTTKGVSYETGISDMLTHVIVHSAYHQGQIVSLIRPFLTDAPDLNYITYIREKK